One genomic segment of Bombina bombina isolate aBomBom1 chromosome 4, aBomBom1.pri, whole genome shotgun sequence includes these proteins:
- the LOC128655614 gene encoding gastrula zinc finger protein XlCGF17.1-like: protein MCLITLLPLCFLLTGEFTNCNNPSHDQSTDASLHLLQNQRSHMGNLCSEFGEAFLKTSHHLKHLKIHTGENPFSCPICGKCFNLKNILVAHQKIHTGEKGFLCSDCGKCFTQKSDLIRHKKIHTGEKGFSCSDCGKCFNRKSNLITHQKIHTGEKGFSCSDCEKCFTQKSNLITHQKIHTGEKVFSCSDCGKCFNQKSNLITHQKIHTGVKGFSCSDCRKCFTLKSHLLSHQKTHTGEKAFSCSDCGKCFTVKSNLITHQKIHTGEKVFSCSDCGKCFTRKSALVKHQKTHYKSLTS, encoded by the coding sequence atgtgtttaataacattactcccattgtgtttcttattgacaggtgaattcacaaactgcaataatcctagtcatgatcagagtacagatgcttctttacatcttcttcaaaatcaaagaagccacatGGGAAATTTATGTTCTGAGTTTGGGGAAGCGTTTCTTAAGACATCACATCATCTTAAACatctaaaaattcatacaggagaaaatccATTTTCTTGTcctatatgtgggaaatgttttaacctTAAAAACATTCTTgttgctcatcagaaaattcatacaggagaaaaaggatttttatgttctgactgtggaaaatgttttactcagaaatcagatCTTATTCGTCataagaaaattcatacaggagagaaaggattttcatgttccgattgtgggaaatgttttaatcggaaatcaaatcttattacgcatcagaaaattcatacaggggagaaaggattttcatgttcggactgtgagaaatgttttactcagaaatcaaatcttattacgcatcagaaaattcatacaggggagaaagttttttcatgttctgactgtgggaaatgttttaatcagaaatcaaatctcattactcatcagaaaattcatacaggtgttaaaggattttcatgttctgactgtaggaaatgttttactctgaaatcacatcTTCTTAGCCATCAGAAAAcgcatacaggagaaaaagcattttcatgttctgactgtgggaaatgttttactgtgaaatcaaatcttattacgcatcagaaaattcatacaggggagaaagttttttcatgttctgactgtgggaaatgttttactcggaaatcagcTCTTGTTAAGCACCAGAAAACTCATTATAAAAGTTTAACCTCCTAA